In bacterium, a single genomic region encodes these proteins:
- a CDS encoding (Fe-S)-binding protein, translated as MSLKADLYLNRTDPLRYMRHSDCEQCGFSSCSQWLEKLKRGEARLQDCPTLEPGQSHALQVFLSLGQLLPDVEITQHPVAGVTGRLEINEPGPESPLLVTGNAIQTEEVVLAVLSTTDAPFHLLFVDTQGHTVDMALIYQTFTPEAVVKALEGSGLDSLLSHKELIIPGLAAPLKAPLERMSGWKVTVGPVCIGELPLFFGSDWSRPSEKKSQDILNSVGSMDLPGSGSGRETT; from the coding sequence ATGAGTCTCAAGGCAGACCTTTATCTTAACCGCACAGATCCACTTAGGTACATGAGACATAGTGACTGCGAACAATGCGGCTTTTCATCTTGTTCCCAGTGGCTTGAGAAACTCAAAAGGGGAGAAGCCAGGCTCCAGGATTGCCCCACCTTGGAGCCGGGGCAAAGCCATGCCCTGCAAGTCTTTCTTTCCCTTGGGCAGCTTCTCCCAGATGTGGAGATCACCCAACACCCCGTAGCAGGAGTCACTGGAAGGCTCGAAATCAACGAGCCAGGGCCAGAATCCCCATTGCTTGTAACGGGCAATGCTATTCAAACAGAGGAAGTGGTGCTGGCAGTGCTTTCCACCACAGACGCCCCTTTTCACCTGCTCTTTGTGGACACCCAAGGTCATACCGTGGACATGGCCCTCATTTACCAGACCTTTACTCCCGAGGCTGTGGTTAAGGCCTTGGAGGGCTCTGGGCTGGATTCCTTGCTCTCACACAAGGAGTTGATCATTCCTGGTCTGGCAGCCCCACTGAAGGCTCCATTGGAGAGAATGAGCGGATGGAAAGTCACCGTTGGCCCTGTTTGCATAGGAGAGCTGCCACTTTTCTTTGGGTCTGACTGGAGCAGGCCCTCTGAGAAGAAATCCCAGGATATCCTCAATTCTGTGGGATCCATGGACCTGCCGGGCTCTGGTTCGGGGAGGGAAACAACATGA
- a CDS encoding N-acetyltransferase, with amino-acid sequence MPGSSIRVEEVVNSKHRSAFLKFPWVVYRQDPFWVPPLLMERKAFIDPKKNPFFQHAEIALFLALQDGHPAGRIAAIVNHNHNRFHQDRVGFFGLFESIHDEQVSRALLGRAAEWLRQRGMEIMRGPASFSTNEEIGLLVEGFQDSPMIMMPYNPPYYAQLLENYGFRKEKDLYAFIRTAEDMPERLYKLAEKLKEKNRFTVRKLRMKELKQEILRFKSVYESAWERNWGFVPMTEAEIDHMASELKKILDPDLVFFVEVEDKIVGFSLTLPDVNQALKKVNGRLFPTGFIKLMYHFKKIDQVRVLLLGVAQGYRRKGIDAVLYLETFKEGIKKGYKRGEFSWILEDNDAMIRPLEAIGASRYKTYRVYDLPL; translated from the coding sequence ATGCCAGGATCTTCTATTCGAGTGGAGGAGGTTGTAAACAGCAAACACAGAAGTGCTTTTCTGAAGTTTCCGTGGGTTGTGTATAGGCAGGACCCTTTTTGGGTGCCCCCCTTGCTCATGGAGCGCAAAGCCTTCATAGATCCCAAGAAAAACCCTTTTTTTCAGCATGCAGAAATAGCTCTTTTTTTGGCCCTGCAGGATGGGCATCCCGCAGGCAGGATAGCTGCTATAGTCAACCACAACCACAATAGATTTCACCAAGACCGAGTCGGCTTCTTTGGTTTGTTCGAATCCATCCATGATGAGCAGGTATCTCGGGCTCTACTTGGAAGAGCAGCGGAATGGCTTCGCCAAAGGGGAATGGAAATCATGAGGGGCCCTGCCAGCTTTTCCACCAATGAGGAAATAGGTCTTCTGGTGGAGGGCTTCCAGGACAGCCCAATGATAATGATGCCCTACAACCCCCCCTATTATGCACAACTGTTGGAAAATTACGGCTTTCGCAAGGAAAAGGATCTTTACGCTTTCATCCGCACTGCAGAGGATATGCCTGAGCGCTTGTATAAACTGGCGGAAAAGTTGAAAGAGAAAAATCGATTTACTGTCAGAAAGCTGCGCATGAAGGAGCTAAAGCAAGAGATACTTCGCTTCAAGTCTGTCTATGAGTCAGCATGGGAGCGCAATTGGGGCTTCGTGCCCATGACCGAGGCTGAGATCGACCACATGGCTTCTGAGTTAAAGAAAATACTGGATCCTGATCTTGTTTTTTTTGTAGAGGTTGAAGATAAGATCGTGGGGTTTTCCCTGACCCTGCCAGATGTCAACCAGGCCCTCAAGAAAGTCAATGGCAGACTCTTTCCCACTGGTTTCATAAAGCTCATGTATCATTTTAAGAAGATCGATCAGGTCCGCGTTCTACTCCTGGGAGTGGCCCAGGGCTATCGCAGAAAAGGAATAGATGCAGTATTGTATCTTGAAACTTTCAAGGAAGGCATCAAGAAAGGATATAAAAGAGGGGAATTTTCATGGATTCTAGAGGACAACGATGCCATGATCCGTCCCCTAGAGGCCATAGGTGCTAGCCGCTACAAGACCTACAGGGTATATGATCTGCCTTTGTGA
- a CDS encoding phosphatase PAP2 family protein — MKLRPQDLVTLFYLGCVGSLIILFRERVEDAWFHALLHLAWISAILGILWKSHQNPSKLWMHLATWYHIISIPLAFRELHYLVHPINPKDLDGLFVEWDFALFGVHPTVWLEQYMHPLLTEYLQIIYTTFYFLPILLGLLLWRSRNWEGFQAAMVGVVSAFYISYLGYFAFPALGPRFEIAHLQSRALEGLWLTNWIRESLDRLELLQRDAFPSGHVGISLLVLYYVWRYCRRAFPAYLVVVTSLVFSTVYLRYHYVVDVMAGVLLALVSGWLASLLRRWLPQEELPWRATPVDSGQSPQEQLSHKGRSYTL, encoded by the coding sequence ATGAAGTTGCGACCGCAGGACCTGGTGACCCTTTTCTATCTGGGATGCGTGGGGTCTCTGATCATACTGTTTCGAGAACGGGTGGAAGATGCATGGTTCCATGCTCTTCTTCACTTGGCCTGGATCTCGGCCATCTTGGGGATCTTGTGGAAATCCCACCAGAATCCATCCAAGCTTTGGATGCATCTGGCAACCTGGTACCACATCATAAGCATCCCCTTGGCCTTCAGGGAGCTCCACTATCTGGTTCACCCCATCAATCCCAAAGACCTGGACGGGCTATTTGTGGAATGGGATTTTGCCCTGTTCGGAGTGCATCCCACCGTGTGGCTCGAGCAGTACATGCACCCGTTGCTTACCGAATACCTGCAGATCATATATACCACCTTTTATTTCCTCCCCATCTTGCTGGGCCTCCTCTTGTGGCGCAGCCGCAACTGGGAGGGTTTTCAGGCTGCAATGGTGGGAGTGGTGAGCGCTTTTTACATCTCTTATCTGGGTTATTTTGCATTTCCGGCCTTGGGCCCACGTTTCGAAATAGCCCATCTGCAGAGCCGTGCGCTGGAGGGGCTATGGCTGACCAACTGGATCAGGGAGTCTCTGGACAGGCTGGAGCTCTTGCAAAGGGATGCCTTTCCCAGCGGCCATGTGGGGATAAGCCTGTTGGTCCTTTACTATGTTTGGCGCTATTGCCGTAGGGCTTTTCCGGCCTATTTGGTGGTGGTCACAAGCCTGGTTTTCAGCACCGTTTATCTTCGCTATCACTACGTTGTGGATGTCATGGCAGGCGTGCTACTGGCCCTTGTCTCAGGCTGGCTGGCCTCCCTCTTGAGGAGATGGTTGCCCCAAGAAGAGCTACCGTGGAGGGCCACCCCGGTAGATTCAGGGCAAAGCCCTCAAGAACAGCTCTCTCACAAAGGCAGATCATATACCCTGTAG
- a CDS encoding SAM-dependent chlorinase/fluorinase encodes MRGLITLTTDFGTSDWYVASMKGVILSRHPCCTIVDITHEIPPGDLFQAAWVLRQALPCFPMGTVHLVVVDPGVGTSRAALAARAGGFFFVGPDNGVLSLALELYPQVELRRIENKDMMLRPPSPTFHGRDIFAPAAAHLASGGRLASLGPEMKSWVRLEQPPLSFGEGFIEGRIVYVDRFGNGVTNIEEKALSQMCHKGKFRIMVGESLVLDSMKKTYGEALPGEPLALIGSSGFLEIAARGASAKERLGLKAGETKVVVQGVK; translated from the coding sequence ATGCGCGGGCTGATAACCCTGACAACGGATTTCGGGACCTCAGATTGGTATGTGGCCTCCATGAAGGGGGTGATTCTGAGCCGTCACCCCTGCTGTACCATAGTAGACATAACCCACGAAATACCTCCTGGGGATTTGTTTCAGGCTGCCTGGGTTCTCAGACAGGCTCTCCCTTGTTTTCCCATGGGCACGGTGCACTTGGTGGTGGTGGACCCGGGAGTGGGCACCTCCAGAGCCGCCTTGGCGGCCAGGGCAGGGGGGTTCTTCTTCGTGGGCCCGGACAACGGGGTTTTGAGCCTGGCCTTGGAGTTGTATCCTCAGGTGGAGCTCAGGCGCATCGAAAACAAGGATATGATGTTACGACCCCCAAGTCCCACTTTCCACGGCAGGGACATCTTTGCTCCGGCAGCTGCTCACCTGGCATCAGGTGGTAGGCTGGCTTCGCTGGGACCTGAGATGAAAAGCTGGGTGCGCCTGGAGCAGCCCCCTTTGAGTTTTGGTGAAGGCTTCATAGAAGGGCGCATAGTGTACGTGGACCGATTCGGAAATGGGGTCACAAATATAGAGGAAAAGGCTTTGAGTCAGATGTGCCACAAAGGCAAGTTCAGGATCATGGTGGGGGAGTCATTGGTTTTGGATTCTATGAAGAAGACTTATGGCGAAGCTCTTCCGGGTGAACCCTTGGCCCTGATAGGCAGCTCGGGTTTCCTGGAGATAGCCGCAAGGGGGGCAAGCGCCAAGGAGAGATTGGGCCTCAAAGCGGGTGAGACCAAGGTAGTGGTGCAGGGCGTAAAATGA
- a CDS encoding AsmA family protein, producing MSKVLLWFMLPIVVLGFLALSVLVLIPILLESSIFRPKLESWISMGVGRPVLIQGPVRISLLPEIRVSLSGLSVGAPEGFPEKYLARVDWLQAETTLGHIFGKGIRPQSMEMKGLHLVVERSWGKGSLWPGIPGQAKQSDSGDSSGADRRSRSKSQISPFLLLPGVGLKISQGEILLVDPVDKALGRITGLGLSLGKPSPDGSQHLKVQGSFQGHSLLAEGILKDLGKDSAGKQVLLLELNCRTEGRPIGSITGQIRSWQKTPEAELLVRMEPFSLQGALRTLGLEPKGYFWEHWGRVSFHGNLVLSPSNLELRQAELRADEHLIRFWMRMGKSDEKGLELNLEVEELDLNRFSAGQGVSSPRKKKPGVLKNHLGQQTKDSTAIGSLDFPVPPMAGSVRIHKVLFKSQPLEDVRISYRLRETVLEMEEISLRLQGGELWGRGSVDLDRAPPYLHLDLNTRGVQVGPVLERLARTVFLEGSMESRWSLEGSWEGDLDRAALAWTAQADILLTQGSIKGVDLARISRSLGLASKKEEKKEASQARTSFTRLEAHLSLEQGHLKVSKAFMQNKDLTVLAAGQANLLEKSLDFRLEPELGSQSEQEHGATLLVPFWVDGSFSHPRFHPDLAGIKKKGQGKLHLTLPSSKELKEVLRNLLKGR from the coding sequence ATGAGCAAGGTTCTTCTTTGGTTCATGCTGCCGATAGTGGTATTGGGATTTCTTGCCCTATCGGTGCTGGTTTTGATTCCAATTTTATTGGAAAGTTCGATTTTTAGACCCAAGCTGGAGAGCTGGATTTCCATGGGTGTGGGAAGGCCGGTGTTGATCCAGGGGCCTGTGAGAATCTCTCTGTTGCCTGAGATCAGAGTCTCTCTTTCAGGACTAAGTGTTGGAGCTCCAGAAGGTTTCCCAGAAAAATACCTGGCCAGAGTTGATTGGCTGCAGGCAGAAACCACCCTGGGCCACATCTTTGGAAAAGGTATAAGGCCCCAGTCCATGGAAATGAAGGGGCTGCATCTGGTGGTGGAGAGAAGCTGGGGAAAAGGGTCCCTCTGGCCTGGGATCCCAGGCCAAGCCAAGCAATCAGATTCAGGGGATAGCAGTGGGGCTGACAGAAGATCCAGGTCCAAGTCTCAGATCTCACCATTTCTTTTGCTGCCCGGAGTGGGGCTCAAGATTTCTCAAGGGGAGATACTGTTGGTGGACCCAGTTGACAAGGCCCTTGGCAGAATAACTGGCCTGGGTCTGAGTCTTGGAAAGCCATCTCCAGACGGATCCCAACATCTCAAGGTACAAGGTAGTTTCCAGGGTCATTCCCTCCTGGCCGAAGGCATCCTCAAGGACCTAGGAAAAGATAGTGCAGGCAAACAGGTCTTGCTCCTGGAACTCAACTGCCGGACAGAAGGCAGGCCCATAGGATCAATTACAGGCCAAATCCGATCTTGGCAGAAAACCCCAGAGGCTGAGCTGCTGGTTCGTATGGAGCCTTTCTCCTTGCAAGGGGCTCTTCGAACACTTGGCTTGGAGCCCAAAGGCTACTTTTGGGAGCATTGGGGCCGGGTCTCTTTCCACGGGAACCTGGTTTTATCCCCAAGCAACTTGGAACTTAGACAAGCTGAGCTTAGGGCGGATGAGCATCTCATAAGGTTTTGGATGCGCATGGGGAAAAGCGATGAAAAAGGCTTGGAACTGAATCTGGAAGTGGAGGAATTGGACCTGAATCGCTTTTCAGCCGGCCAGGGTGTCTCAAGCCCAAGAAAGAAAAAACCAGGGGTTCTAAAAAACCACTTGGGGCAACAAACCAAGGACTCAACTGCCATTGGAAGTCTGGATTTTCCAGTGCCCCCCATGGCTGGCTCAGTAAGGATTCATAAAGTTTTGTTCAAATCCCAGCCCCTGGAGGACGTAAGGATTTCTTACAGGCTTAGGGAGACGGTGCTTGAAATGGAGGAAATAAGCCTTAGGCTCCAAGGGGGAGAGCTTTGGGGTAGGGGCTCCGTGGACTTGGACAGGGCTCCCCCTTACCTCCACTTGGATTTGAACACCCGCGGCGTCCAGGTGGGGCCTGTCTTGGAGAGGCTTGCCAGGACCGTTTTTCTGGAAGGAAGCATGGAGAGCAGATGGTCTCTTGAGGGTTCATGGGAAGGAGATCTGGACAGGGCGGCACTGGCCTGGACCGCACAGGCCGACATCCTTCTCACCCAAGGGAGCATCAAGGGGGTGGATCTGGCCAGAATATCACGCTCCCTGGGGCTTGCCAGCAAGAAAGAGGAAAAGAAAGAGGCTTCTCAAGCCCGCACCTCCTTCACCCGTCTGGAGGCTCATTTGAGCTTGGAGCAGGGGCATCTCAAAGTATCCAAGGCTTTCATGCAGAACAAAGATCTTACGGTTCTGGCAGCAGGTCAAGCCAACCTCCTTGAGAAGTCCCTGGATTTCAGACTGGAGCCTGAGTTGGGTTCTCAAAGTGAGCAGGAGCATGGAGCCACCCTGTTGGTGCCTTTTTGGGTTGATGGAAGCTTTTCCCACCCCAGGTTCCATCCTGATCTGGCCGGGATCAAGAAGAAGGGACAAGGCAAGCTGCATCTTACTCTGCCCTCCAGTAAGGAACTGAAGGAGGTCTTGCGCAACCTTTTGAAGGGGCGTTGA